From a region of the Thermodesulfobacteriota bacterium genome:
- a CDS encoding DUF4276 family protein produces the protein MSKRVFILVEGQTEERFVKDVLAPAFFGRDLYFYPTILVTKRVKDGPNFKGGVTTFAKFRNDVRRLLQSSGDALVTTLLDYYGLPTDFPGMDSRPGRGPIERVTHVERAVAEHLGNPPNFVPFLALHEFEAWLFSAPEELPRVLTAMDKLPQFAAIREGVASPEEINERPQFAPSKRIATLFPSYRKVLHGPTAAGRIGLDRIRKDCPHFDAWIKRLEEFVVA, from the coding sequence GTGAGCAAGAGAGTCTTCATCCTCGTCGAAGGTCAGACTGAAGAGCGCTTCGTCAAGGATGTTCTCGCGCCTGCATTCTTCGGAAGGGACCTCTATTTCTACCCCACGATCCTTGTCACCAAGCGCGTCAAAGATGGTCCAAACTTCAAGGGTGGGGTGACTACCTTTGCCAAGTTCAGGAACGATGTACGGCGACTTCTGCAAAGCTCAGGCGACGCGCTGGTGACCACCCTCTTGGATTACTATGGGTTGCCGACCGATTTCCCTGGGATGGACAGCCGTCCAGGCCGAGGACCGATCGAACGCGTGACCCACGTCGAACGAGCGGTAGCTGAGCACCTCGGCAATCCACCGAACTTCGTCCCGTTTCTCGCGCTGCACGAATTCGAAGCGTGGTTGTTCTCCGCGCCGGAGGAGTTGCCCCGGGTGCTCACCGCCATGGACAAACTGCCTCAATTCGCGGCTATTCGAGAAGGTGTGGCTTCTCCGGAGGAGATCAACGAACGCCCCCAATTCGCACCGTCAAAGAGGATCGCGACCCTGTTCCCGAGTTATCGAAAGGTCCTTCATGGGCCGACGGCAGCGGGGCGCATCGGACTGGACCGTATTCGGAAAGACTGTCCTCATTTCGACGCTTGGATCAAGAGATTGGAAGAGTTTGTGGTTGCATGA
- a CDS encoding AAA family ATPase: protein MRTLEKLKIKNFKSIREQTLQLGPLNVFIGGNGSGKSNLIETFRFLREVVSQNLAGYTALKGGADNLLHFGRKKSPTMTMFLEFGEGKVSNAYEVTLRGTDEGSLIVWEEMAYYHEKDKYKAPYDRRVAAVSAESKLRQVDHICARQVMRDLDGYRVYHFHDTSDTAAVKGVCDIEDNRFLRPQAENLPAFLYWLQEKKPDHFAVIQDTVRQIAPFFDTFVLSPSRLNESKIRLEWREKGSDAYFNASSLSDGTLRFICLATLLLQPTLPAVVLLDEPELGLHPAAVALLAELLSSAATRTQVMVATQSVTLVNQFEPEHVWTVEREGSESVFRHLTHADMSAWLDDYALGELWEKNVLGARP from the coding sequence ATGCGTACGCTTGAGAAGTTGAAGATCAAGAACTTCAAGTCCATCCGCGAGCAGACCCTGCAACTTGGGCCTCTAAACGTGTTCATTGGAGGGAATGGCTCGGGTAAGTCGAACCTGATCGAGACCTTTCGATTTCTTAGAGAAGTTGTCAGTCAAAATTTGGCCGGCTACACAGCGTTGAAGGGCGGTGCCGACAACCTCCTTCACTTCGGGCGAAAGAAGTCTCCGACGATGACGATGTTTTTGGAATTTGGGGAAGGCAAGGTCTCCAATGCTTATGAAGTGACGTTAAGAGGTACCGATGAAGGGTCTTTGATTGTCTGGGAGGAAATGGCGTATTACCACGAAAAGGACAAGTACAAGGCGCCCTACGACCGACGCGTCGCAGCGGTATCGGCAGAGTCGAAGCTCCGACAGGTTGACCACATCTGTGCGCGACAAGTCATGAGAGACCTCGATGGTTATCGCGTCTATCACTTCCACGACACGAGCGACACCGCGGCCGTAAAGGGCGTGTGCGACATTGAAGACAACCGTTTTCTGCGACCCCAGGCGGAGAACCTGCCCGCATTCCTCTATTGGTTACAGGAGAAGAAACCCGACCATTTTGCCGTCATCCAGGATACCGTTCGCCAGATCGCACCCTTCTTCGACACCTTCGTGCTCTCGCCGTCGAGGCTCAACGAGTCGAAGATCCGGCTGGAATGGAGGGAGAAGGGAAGCGATGCCTATTTCAACGCGTCCTCCCTCTCGGACGGGACCCTTCGCTTCATCTGTCTCGCCACTCTCCTGCTGCAACCCACGTTACCCGCCGTGGTGCTTCTCGACGAGCCAGAACTCGGCTTGCACCCGGCCGCCGTGGCTTTGCTTGCTGAATTGCTGTCGTCTGCCGCAACGCGTACGCAGGTCATGGTCGCCACGCAGTCGGTGACGCTTGTGAATCAGTTCGAGCCCGAGCACGTCTGGACCGTCGAGCGAGAGGGGTCCGAGAGTGTATTCCGGCACCTCACCCACGCAGACATGAGCGCATGGCTGGATGACTACGCGCTCGGAGAGCTCTGGGAGAAGAACGTCTTGGGGGCTCGGCCGTGA
- a CDS encoding restriction endonuclease subunit S: MMMTGAQRMPLGDAVRFGNGKAIKPGGYGQYPVYGSNGIIGGCDAFRHENGVIIGRVGAYCGSVAYCPGKFWASDNTLVAYPASEQVDTRFLFYLLTDAQLSRYAGGAAQPLVTQTVLRGVEVRVPPLSAQRRIAGILSAYDDLIENNQRRIRILEEMARALYREWFVRFRFPGHEAVPLVDSPLGPIPEGWKVKRFGEIAESVRRNVSKGQLEEPRPYVGLEHIPRRSLALDAWEMTTDLGSNKLEFKKGEVLFGKIRPYFHKVSIAHFDGLCSADTIVLRSQRPEYDGLVAAVASSDDFVAHATATSNGSKMPRASWEVLANYPVVMPDGAFLKRFSDLFIAATTQQQALVRQAQNLRRTRDLLLPQLLSGRLTVAAD, from the coding sequence ATGATGATGACAGGCGCCCAACGAATGCCGCTCGGAGATGCTGTGCGTTTTGGCAACGGCAAGGCAATCAAGCCGGGGGGATACGGGCAGTATCCGGTCTATGGATCCAACGGCATCATTGGCGGGTGCGATGCCTTCCGTCATGAAAATGGCGTAATCATCGGGCGCGTGGGTGCGTACTGCGGTTCGGTGGCCTACTGTCCCGGCAAGTTTTGGGCATCAGACAACACGCTTGTGGCCTACCCTGCTTCCGAGCAAGTAGATACTAGGTTCCTCTTCTACCTTCTCACCGATGCTCAATTGAGCCGATATGCTGGGGGCGCGGCACAACCACTTGTCACTCAAACCGTCCTGAGGGGAGTCGAGGTCCGCGTCCCCCCGCTCTCTGCCCAACGCCGCATCGCCGGAATCCTCTCGGCCTACGACGACCTGATCGAGAACAACCAGCGGCGCATCCGGATCTTGGAGGAGATGGCCCGCGCCCTCTACCGCGAGTGGTTCGTTCGCTTCCGTTTCCCCGGCCACGAAGCCGTCCCTCTGGTCGACTCACCCCTGGGGCCGATTCCGGAGGGGTGGAAAGTGAAGAGGTTCGGCGAGATTGCAGAGTCGGTGCGCAGGAACGTGTCCAAGGGCCAGTTGGAAGAACCCAGGCCTTACGTCGGTCTTGAGCACATTCCCCGGCGGTCCCTGGCGCTCGACGCGTGGGAGATGACCACCGATCTTGGGTCCAACAAGTTGGAGTTCAAGAAGGGAGAGGTTCTCTTCGGCAAGATCCGGCCGTATTTCCACAAGGTCAGCATTGCGCACTTTGACGGGCTCTGCTCGGCGGATACCATCGTCCTTCGCAGCCAGCGCCCAGAATATGATGGTCTCGTTGCTGCGGTCGCATCGAGCGACGACTTCGTAGCGCACGCCACAGCTACCTCCAACGGCTCCAAGATGCCCCGAGCCAGTTGGGAAGTCCTCGCGAATTACCCAGTGGTGATGCCCGACGGGGCCTTCCTCAAGCGGTTTTCGGACCTCTTCATCGCAGCGACAACCCAACAGCAAGCCCTCGTTCGCCAGGCCCAGAACCTCCGCCGCACCCGCGACCTATTGTTGCCGCAGTTGTTGTCTGGCCGGCTGACCGTGGCCGCGGATTGA